In Erigeron canadensis isolate Cc75 chromosome 1, C_canadensis_v1, whole genome shotgun sequence, a single window of DNA contains:
- the LOC122578572 gene encoding uncharacterized protein LOC122578572 isoform X2 — protein sequence MTDVESQLRHKPESTTTDVCSEFERDGSDFERGLEELMRGHLDDCLSFASCSNEDDEGDVESEGGDQLVRRRRRSDLEGDDLAETSAARRRQSRILSRWAARQAQEMITTIERRNRESELMALAGLHTVSMLDSSFLRESQSPSQSPTSRRQGNVERGSTRASSILQMWRELEDEHVLSRARERVRERLRQQRSVESNMSESRASEHESENDYGVWSNDQMEVQNEQQENDDSTREQSPDLGDVDAENERERVRHIVQGWRESGVTDQSSSVPERSGSPRAEWLGETERERVRIVREWVQMTSQQRGSRGSHREEQGAVVHDQSRDRTSVDHDEGQPEHIRRDMLRLRGRQALLDLLVRAERERQRELQGLTEYRAVSDFAHRNRIQSLLRGRFLRNERPVEEERLPSVAASELVQLRQRHTVSGLRNGFRSRLETIVRGQEIEHESQEQMQLLVQETNVQQVPSLENGAAVQSTNQQTTMDEGEEWQDHNVTNDLNEWRDGISEGVDIGRNWQESSGNDWVPETSGSEIGTRMQETNDMWHQPSSREPVERWSQGTSDPPRIRRTVPVRRANRFHAPEDDNVYSMELRELLSRRSVSNLLRSGFRESLDHLIQSYVERQSRAPIDWDRHRNLPTPSPEVGQEQHEPIDRPSLVAPSPPAPPPQPIWHHHDMPHSSWSRHSIHRSELEWEMINDLRADMARLQQGMSHMQRMLEACMDMQLELQRSVRQEVSAALNRAGGEKGLDATSSEDGSKWVHVKKGTCCICCDSQIDSLLYRCGHMCTCSKCANELVRGGGKCPLCRAPIVEVIRAYSIL from the exons ATGACAGATGTTGAATCACAATTGAGACATAAGCCTGAGAGTACTACTACTGATGTTTGTTCCGAATTCGAGAGAGATGGGTCGGATTTCGAGAGGGGGTTGGAAGAATTGATGAGAGGGCATTTGGATGATTGTTTGTCATTTGCATCTTGtagtaatgaagatgatgaaggtGATGTTGAGAGTGAGGGTGGTGATCAGCTTGTGAGAAGGAGAAGAAGGTCGGATCTTGAAGGCGATGATCTGGCAGAAACGTCTGCTGCTAGAAGACGGCAGTCGAGAATTTTGAGCAGGTGGGCTGCAAGGCAGGCGCAGGAGATGATCACGACGATAGAGAGGAGGAATAGGGAATCTGAGTTGATGGCGCTTGCGGGTTTGCATACGGTTTCTATGTTGGATTCTTCGTTTTTAAGAGAGTCTCAGAGTCCGTCGCAGTCGCCTACCTCAAGGAGGCAAGGGAATGTTGAGAGAGGGAGTACACGGGCGTCTTCTATATTGCAGATGTGGAGGGAATTGGAAGATGAACATGTTTTGAGTCGGGCTCGTGAAAGGGTTAGAGAGAGACTTAGGCAACAGAGGAGTGTGGAGTCTAATATGTCGGAAAGCAGAGCAAGTGAACATGAGAGTGAAAATGATTATGGGGTTTGGtcaaatgatcaaatggaaGTGCAAAACGAGCAACAAGAAAATGATGATTCTACTCGTGAACAGTCTCCTGATTTAGGTGATGTTGATGCTGAAAATGAGAGGGAGAGAGTGAGGCATATTGTTCAGGGATGGAGGGAGAGTGGTGTCACTGATCAATCATCTAGTGTTCCCGAGAGAAGTGGTAGTCCACGAGCTGAATGGCTCGGTGAAACTGAGCGGGAAAGGGTGAGGATTGTGAGGGAGTGGGTTCAAATGACTAGTCAGCAGAGAGGGTCTCGTGGTAGTCATAGGGAAGAGCAGGGGGCAGTGGTCCACGATCAGAGTCGTGATAGGACCAGTGTGGACCATGATGAAGGTCAACCAGAGCATATTCGAAGGGATATGTTACGGTTGCGCGGTAGACAAGCTCTACTTGACCTACTTGTTAGGGCTGAGAGGGAACGTCAGAGGGAACTCCAGGGCTTGACAGAATATCGTGCTGTTTCTGATTTTGCTCATCGTAATCGAATTCAG TCGTTACTCAGAGGCAGATTCTTAAGAAATGAAAGGCCTGTGGAGGAGGAGAGGCTTCCATCAGTGGCAGCAAGTGAGTTGGTCCAGTTGAGACAACGTCACACCGTGTCTGGTCTGAG GAATGGGTTTCGGTCCAGACTAGAAACCATTGTTCGCGGTCAA GAGATTGAACATGAAAGTCAAGAGCAAATGCAATTGTTGGTTCAGGAAACCAACGTTCAGCAGGTTCCAAGTTTGGAAAATGGTGCAGCTGTTCAAAGTACAAATCAGCAAACCACCATGGATGAAGGAGAAGAGTGGCAGGACCATAATGTTACTAATGACCTCAATGAATGGAGAGATGGAATTTCAGAAGGTGTTGACATTGGCCGTAATTGGCAGGAAAGTTCAGGTAATGATTGGGTACCAGAAACCTCAGGTAGTGAAATAGGTACCCGTATGCAAGAAACTAATGACATGTGGCATCAACCGAGCTCACGAGAACCAGTTGAAAGATGGTCTCAGGGGACTTCTGATCCTCCAAGAATACGGCGTACGGTTCCTGTTAGAAGAGCCAACAGATTTCACGCACCGGAGGATGATAATGTGTACAGTATGGAATTACGAGAACTTTTAAGCAG GAGAAGTGTTTCTAATCTGCTTCGAAGTGGTTTCCGCGAGAGTTTGGACCATTTGATTCAATCATATGTTGAAAGGCAAAGTCGTGCACCCATTGATTGGGATCGTCACAGAAACTTGCCCACACCGTCGCCAGAGGTTGGCCAAGAGCAGCATGAACCAATTGATAGACCTTCACTGGTTGCACCATCTCCTCCAGCACCCCCACCACAACCGATTTGGCACCACCATGATATGCCTCATTCTAGTTGGTCGCGTCACAGCATTCATCGCTCTGAACTT GAGTGGGAAATGATCAATGACTTGAGGGCGGATATGGCGAGGTTGCAGCAAGGTATGAGTCACATGCAGCGGATGCTTGAGGCCTGTATGGACATGCAGCTTGAGTTGCAACGTTCTGTCAGACAAGAAGTTTCTGCTGCTTTGAATCGCGCAGGGGGTGAAAAAG GTCTTGATGCAACATCATCTGAAGATGGATCTAAGTGGGTTCATGTCAAAAAGGGAACCTGTTGTATTTGTTGTGACAGCCAAATTGATTCGCTACTGTACAG ATGTGGCCATATGTGTACGTGTTCAAAATGTGCAAATGAGTTGGTTCGTGGAGGAGGGAAATGTCCCTTGTGCCGGGCACCTATTGTTGAGGTTATCCGAGCTTACTCCATAttgtaa
- the LOC122578572 gene encoding uncharacterized protein LOC122578572 isoform X1, translated as MTDVESQLRHKPESTTTDVCSEFERDGSDFERGLEELMRGHLDDCLSFASCSNEDDEGDVESEGGDQLVRRRRRSDLEGDDLAETSAARRRQSRILSRWAARQAQEMITTIERRNRESELMALAGLHTVSMLDSSFLRESQSPSQSPTSRRQGNVERGSTRASSILQMWRELEDEHVLSRARERVRERLRQQRSVESNMSESRASEHESENDYGVWSNDQMEVQNEQQENDDSTREQSPDLGDVDAENERERVRHIVQGWRESGVTDQSSSVPERSGSPRAEWLGETERERVRIVREWVQMTSQQRGSRGSHREEQGAVVHDQSRDRTSVDHDEGQPEHIRRDMLRLRGRQALLDLLVRAERERQRELQGLTEYRAVSDFAHRNRIQSLLRGRFLRNERPVEEERLPSVAASELVQLRQRHTVSGLRNGFRSRLETIVRGQVSSQSESSSNNNNTDFRSDETHANTSQEIEHESQEQMQLLVQETNVQQVPSLENGAAVQSTNQQTTMDEGEEWQDHNVTNDLNEWRDGISEGVDIGRNWQESSGNDWVPETSGSEIGTRMQETNDMWHQPSSREPVERWSQGTSDPPRIRRTVPVRRANRFHAPEDDNVYSMELRELLSRRSVSNLLRSGFRESLDHLIQSYVERQSRAPIDWDRHRNLPTPSPEVGQEQHEPIDRPSLVAPSPPAPPPQPIWHHHDMPHSSWSRHSIHRSELEWEMINDLRADMARLQQGMSHMQRMLEACMDMQLELQRSVRQEVSAALNRAGGEKGLDATSSEDGSKWVHVKKGTCCICCDSQIDSLLYRCGHMCTCSKCANELVRGGGKCPLCRAPIVEVIRAYSIL; from the exons ATGACAGATGTTGAATCACAATTGAGACATAAGCCTGAGAGTACTACTACTGATGTTTGTTCCGAATTCGAGAGAGATGGGTCGGATTTCGAGAGGGGGTTGGAAGAATTGATGAGAGGGCATTTGGATGATTGTTTGTCATTTGCATCTTGtagtaatgaagatgatgaaggtGATGTTGAGAGTGAGGGTGGTGATCAGCTTGTGAGAAGGAGAAGAAGGTCGGATCTTGAAGGCGATGATCTGGCAGAAACGTCTGCTGCTAGAAGACGGCAGTCGAGAATTTTGAGCAGGTGGGCTGCAAGGCAGGCGCAGGAGATGATCACGACGATAGAGAGGAGGAATAGGGAATCTGAGTTGATGGCGCTTGCGGGTTTGCATACGGTTTCTATGTTGGATTCTTCGTTTTTAAGAGAGTCTCAGAGTCCGTCGCAGTCGCCTACCTCAAGGAGGCAAGGGAATGTTGAGAGAGGGAGTACACGGGCGTCTTCTATATTGCAGATGTGGAGGGAATTGGAAGATGAACATGTTTTGAGTCGGGCTCGTGAAAGGGTTAGAGAGAGACTTAGGCAACAGAGGAGTGTGGAGTCTAATATGTCGGAAAGCAGAGCAAGTGAACATGAGAGTGAAAATGATTATGGGGTTTGGtcaaatgatcaaatggaaGTGCAAAACGAGCAACAAGAAAATGATGATTCTACTCGTGAACAGTCTCCTGATTTAGGTGATGTTGATGCTGAAAATGAGAGGGAGAGAGTGAGGCATATTGTTCAGGGATGGAGGGAGAGTGGTGTCACTGATCAATCATCTAGTGTTCCCGAGAGAAGTGGTAGTCCACGAGCTGAATGGCTCGGTGAAACTGAGCGGGAAAGGGTGAGGATTGTGAGGGAGTGGGTTCAAATGACTAGTCAGCAGAGAGGGTCTCGTGGTAGTCATAGGGAAGAGCAGGGGGCAGTGGTCCACGATCAGAGTCGTGATAGGACCAGTGTGGACCATGATGAAGGTCAACCAGAGCATATTCGAAGGGATATGTTACGGTTGCGCGGTAGACAAGCTCTACTTGACCTACTTGTTAGGGCTGAGAGGGAACGTCAGAGGGAACTCCAGGGCTTGACAGAATATCGTGCTGTTTCTGATTTTGCTCATCGTAATCGAATTCAG TCGTTACTCAGAGGCAGATTCTTAAGAAATGAAAGGCCTGTGGAGGAGGAGAGGCTTCCATCAGTGGCAGCAAGTGAGTTGGTCCAGTTGAGACAACGTCACACCGTGTCTGGTCTGAG GAATGGGTTTCGGTCCAGACTAGAAACCATTGTTCGCGGTCAAGTAAGCAGCCAATCTGAAAGTTCATCTAACAATAACAACACTGATTTTAGAAGTGATGAAACTCATGCAAACACTTCACAGGAGATTGAACATGAAAGTCAAGAGCAAATGCAATTGTTGGTTCAGGAAACCAACGTTCAGCAGGTTCCAAGTTTGGAAAATGGTGCAGCTGTTCAAAGTACAAATCAGCAAACCACCATGGATGAAGGAGAAGAGTGGCAGGACCATAATGTTACTAATGACCTCAATGAATGGAGAGATGGAATTTCAGAAGGTGTTGACATTGGCCGTAATTGGCAGGAAAGTTCAGGTAATGATTGGGTACCAGAAACCTCAGGTAGTGAAATAGGTACCCGTATGCAAGAAACTAATGACATGTGGCATCAACCGAGCTCACGAGAACCAGTTGAAAGATGGTCTCAGGGGACTTCTGATCCTCCAAGAATACGGCGTACGGTTCCTGTTAGAAGAGCCAACAGATTTCACGCACCGGAGGATGATAATGTGTACAGTATGGAATTACGAGAACTTTTAAGCAG GAGAAGTGTTTCTAATCTGCTTCGAAGTGGTTTCCGCGAGAGTTTGGACCATTTGATTCAATCATATGTTGAAAGGCAAAGTCGTGCACCCATTGATTGGGATCGTCACAGAAACTTGCCCACACCGTCGCCAGAGGTTGGCCAAGAGCAGCATGAACCAATTGATAGACCTTCACTGGTTGCACCATCTCCTCCAGCACCCCCACCACAACCGATTTGGCACCACCATGATATGCCTCATTCTAGTTGGTCGCGTCACAGCATTCATCGCTCTGAACTT GAGTGGGAAATGATCAATGACTTGAGGGCGGATATGGCGAGGTTGCAGCAAGGTATGAGTCACATGCAGCGGATGCTTGAGGCCTGTATGGACATGCAGCTTGAGTTGCAACGTTCTGTCAGACAAGAAGTTTCTGCTGCTTTGAATCGCGCAGGGGGTGAAAAAG GTCTTGATGCAACATCATCTGAAGATGGATCTAAGTGGGTTCATGTCAAAAAGGGAACCTGTTGTATTTGTTGTGACAGCCAAATTGATTCGCTACTGTACAG ATGTGGCCATATGTGTACGTGTTCAAAATGTGCAAATGAGTTGGTTCGTGGAGGAGGGAAATGTCCCTTGTGCCGGGCACCTATTGTTGAGGTTATCCGAGCTTACTCCATAttgtaa
- the LOC122585289 gene encoding histone H2B-like, translated as MAPKAAAGKKPAEKAPAAAEKAPKPKAEKKIPAKDASSTDKKKKRHKKSVETYKIYIFKVLKQVHPDIGISSKAMGIMNSFINDIFEKLAQEASRLGRYNKKHTLSSREIQTAVRLVLPGELAKHAVSEGTKAVTKFTSG; from the coding sequence ATGGCCCCAAAAGCAGCAGCCGGAAAGAAACCCGCCGAGAAAGCCCCCGCCGCCGCTGAGAAAGCCCCAAAACCAAAGGCTGAGAAGAAGATCCCTGCAAAAGACGCATCGTCAACcgacaagaagaagaagaggcaCAAGAAGAGTGTAGAGAcatacaagatatatatattcaagGTGTTGAAACAGGTGCATCCGGATATCGGAATCTCAAGCAAGGCTATGGGAATCATGAATTCGTTCATCAATGATATCTTTGAGAAACTGGCTCAGGAAGCTTCCAGATTGGGCAGGTATAACAAGAAGCATACTCTTTCTTCAAGGGAGATCCAGACTGCTGTCAGATTGGTCTTGCCTGGTGAGCTTGCCAAACACGCCGTTAGTGAGGGGACTAAGGCGGTTACCAAGTTTACCAGCGGTTAA
- the LOC122585272 gene encoding protein BTR1, translated as MVSPDSGYASSNDGAPPSKSEPQLPPPPPSDGAETTYLRFLASNAEAGSIIGKGGTTISDFQSRSNARIQLSRNYEYFPGTSDRVIMVSGTIDEVLEAVELILTKLLNEFYAEEGDEAEPRSKVRLIVPNSSCGGIIGKGGSMIRSFIEDSQANIKISPQDNNYIGVNDRLVTVIGTLQQLVQAINLILLKLSEDVYYVQSIGPPFPYAAAYNVPNYGPPGGGGKFQNNRFQNSKEDTSHSTTIGVSDEHIGLVVGRGGRNIMEISQISGARIKISERGDFISGTSDRKVTITGSHRSIRAAEAMIMQKVSSASAPPPDVTPDQLAVENLSLN; from the exons ATGGTGTCGCCGGATTCTGGTTACGCTTCCTCCAATGACGGTGCTCCTCCTTCCAAATCCGAACCTCAacttcctcctcctcctccttcag atgGTGCAGAGACTACATACCTaaggtttcttgcttcaaaTGCGGAGGCTGGTTCAATCATTGGAAAGGGTGGAACGACAATTTCAGATTTCCAGTCTCGATCTAATGCACGAATTCAGTTGTCACGCAATTATGAGTATTTTCCCGGAACTTCTGATAGGGTTATTATGGTGTCTGGAACAATTGATGAAGTTCTTGAGGCTGTTGAACTTATCCTAACTAAGCTGCTCAATGAG TTCTATGCTGAAGAGGGCGATGAAGCCGAGCCAAGATCAAAAGTTAGATTAATCGTGCCCAATAGTTCTTGTGGTGGAATCATTGGGAAGGGAGGATCCATGATTAG GTCCTTCATTGAAGATTCTCAAGCTAACATTAAGATCTCTCCTCAGGATAACAACTATATTGGAGTGAATGATAGGTTGGTAACAGTGATTGGCACCTTACAGCAGTTGGTGCAAGCCATTAATCTTATATTATTGAAATTATCTGAAGATGTATACTATGTACAGTCCATTGGCCCCCCGTTTCCGTATGCTG CGGCTTATAATGTCCCCAATTATGGACCACCTGGGGGTGGTGGAAAGTTTCAGAACAACCGGTTTCAAAACAGTAAG GAAGATACGAGTCACTCGACAACTATTGGTGTTTCGGATGAGCATATAGGGCTTGTTGTCGGGCGTGGTGGTAGGAATATCATGGAAATCAGTCAG ATTAGCGGAGCTAGGATTAAGATATCCGAAAGAGGTGATTTCATATCTGGGACGTCTGATAG GAAAGTAACGATCACAGGATCACATAGGTCAATCCGTGCAGCAGAGGCTATGATAATGCAGAAGGTTTCTTCGGCGTCGGCTCCACCTCCAGATGTAACTCCCGACCAGCTTGCTGTTGAAAATCTGTCCCTCAACTAA